In one window of Thermodesulfobacteriota bacterium DNA:
- a CDS encoding glycosyltransferase family 9 protein encodes MKVSTQRMIDRAVGPAACRILSLMARIRGAETVALPVKRILLILLSEMGSLTMTWPMIRRLREKYPQAALDILTFSRNVEIIDLIGLTGRDHIIAINDRTLAGIAADSVKYLARMRRNRPELVIDCELFSRISSIYSFFSGAPVRVGFHRHTQEGLYRGNFINRPVLYNPYLHISRQFVHLAEAVDAAETPRCKIPVPDEMPALPDVVVSGEERAAIIGRIREKFPEVEAAGRPMVVLHPGGGLLAIRAWPPEYYSRVAESLAKSGFLVAVTGPPEDGPLARRIVGCCPRGAAMDLTGFTRSLRELLTVFSLSELLITNDGGPGHFAGLISLPSIILYGPETPVLYGSLNRNAVNLFAGWACSPCLTAYNHRNSPCDGNNRCLRAISPETVLGKAMTILEDKSEKGKAVVTGEGE; translated from the coding sequence TTGAAGGTATCCACCCAGCGAATGATCGACCGCGCCGTCGGACCGGCGGCATGCCGGATACTGTCCCTGATGGCACGGATTCGTGGGGCGGAAACCGTCGCGTTGCCGGTCAAACGGATACTGCTGATTCTGCTGTCGGAAATGGGCAGTCTGACCATGACCTGGCCCATGATCCGGCGTCTGCGGGAAAAGTACCCGCAGGCCGCACTGGATATCCTGACCTTCAGCCGCAACGTGGAAATTATCGATCTCATCGGCCTGACGGGCCGTGACCACATCATCGCCATCAATGACCGGACGTTGGCCGGGATTGCGGCCGACAGCGTCAAGTACCTTGCCCGCATGAGACGGAACCGTCCGGAGCTCGTCATTGACTGCGAACTGTTTTCAAGGATCAGCAGTATTTATTCTTTCTTTTCCGGCGCGCCTGTTCGTGTCGGGTTTCACCGTCACACCCAGGAAGGGCTTTACCGGGGCAATTTTATCAACCGGCCGGTACTGTATAACCCCTACCTGCATATTTCCCGGCAGTTTGTCCATTTGGCGGAAGCCGTGGACGCGGCTGAAACGCCCCGATGCAAAATTCCCGTGCCCGACGAGATGCCGGCACTGCCCGACGTCGTCGTCTCCGGGGAGGAACGGGCGGCGATCATCGGCCGTATCCGGGAAAAGTTTCCCGAGGTAGAGGCGGCCGGCCGGCCGATGGTCGTTCTCCATCCCGGCGGCGGGTTGCTGGCCATCCGGGCCTGGCCGCCGGAATACTACAGTCGGGTGGCCGAGTCCCTGGCAAAGTCCGGCTTCCTGGTTGCCGTCACCGGACCTCCCGAGGACGGGCCTCTGGCGCGGCGGATCGTCGGCTGCTGTCCCCGGGGAGCGGCCATGGACCTGACGGGTTTTACACGGTCTCTCCGGGAGCTGTTGACCGTATTCAGCCTGTCGGAGCTGCTGATCACCAATGACGGCGGGCCGGGCCATTTCGCCGGCCTGATTTCCCTGCCGAGTATTATCCTCTATGGCCCGGAGACGCCGGTTCTATACGGCTCTTTAAACCGGAACGCCGTCAACCTCTTTGCCGGATGGGCCTGCTCCCCCTGTCTGACGGCCTATAATCACCGCAACTCTCCCTGTGACGGCAATAACCGCTGCCTGCGGGCCATTTCCCCGGAAACGGTCCTGGGGAAAGCCATGACGATTCTGGAGGACAAATCCGAAAAGGGCAAAGCCGTCGTTACCGGAGAAGGCGAATGA